The following proteins come from a genomic window of Malus domestica chromosome 02, GDT2T_hap1:
- the LOC103446792 gene encoding probable phosphoinositide phosphatase SAC9 isoform X2, producing the protein MASLTGNEVECEQLVWIPRRAGQTVPFNTYVWRRGTIPIWWGAELKITAAEAEIYVSDRDPYKGSSEYYQRLSKRYDARNFDVAVGGSQNRKAFVPIVCINLLRSGEGKSECILVQHFEKSLNYIKSTGKLPYTRIQLINYDWHASIKLRGEQQTIEGLWKHLKAPTISIGISEGDFLPSRERIKDCRGEIIYNDDFEGAFCLRSRQNGVIRLNCADSLDRTNAASYFGSLQVFVEQCRRLCISLDSDLAFGYQSMSTYGGYTAPLPPGWEKRSDAVTGKTFYIDHNTRTTTWTHPCPDEPWKRFDMAFEEFKRSTILSPVSQLADIFLLAGDIHATLYTGSKAMHSQILSIFNDDAGKFKQFSAAQNMKITLQRRYKNAVVDSSRQKQLEIFLGMRLFKHLPSVSFHPLNVVSRPSGFFLKPVANMFPSSKGGASLLSFKRKDLVWVCPQAADVVELFIYLGEPCHVCQLLLTISHGADDSTYPSTVDVRTGRSLDGLKLVLEGASIPQCIHGTNLLIPLTGAVSPEDMAITGAGSRLHAQDTSTLPLLYDFEELEGELDFLTRVVALTFYPAVSGKSPITLGEIEVLGVSLPWRGVFTNEGPGARLPEHAKNLQNENIHFSSGSKTNPFSGASFTENVLPPVQPSASANNLVDLLTGEMVLSEHIAAPVIGNVEDKGGDLLDFLDQAIVEYHDAETDHKSHDGKPSDSSSQQYIDCLKSVAGPHMKKKLNFMEAMKLEIERLRLNISAAERDRALLSIGTDPATINPNVLLDERYMGRLCRVANSLALLGQASLEDKITSAVGLETTDDNEIDFWNITRFGDCCYGGTCEVRAETNAPTRPSFLESGEVSPSLLLCSQCERKVCKVCCAGRGALLVAGYGSRDAMSYNGVVNQGGSGHGFQVDVSTNRTVVLDSVICKRCCHDIVLDALILDYVRVLISMRRSTRADSAAHEALNQVIGYSVRNCLYERKQSPDRKRTIKVLQKLLGREESLAEFPFASFLHSVETGADSAPFLSLLAPLESGSRHSYWKAPPSTTSVEFIIVLGTLSDVSGVVLLISPCGYSEADAPTVQIWASNKIHKEERSCMGKWDLQSQITASSEYYGHENSVRENEVPRHVKFEFRNPVRCRIIWITLRLQRPGSKSLNLDNLNLLSLDENPFAEVTRRSSFGGEVERDPCIHAKRILVVGSPVKKEMEDTSQSYDQMNLKGWLERGPPLNRFRVPIEAERLLDNDIVLEQYLSPASPLLAGFRLDAFGAIKPLVTHSPSSNTLVWDTSATLVDERHISPAVLYIQVSVVQEPQSTVTIAEYRLPEAKSGTAMYFDFPREIQTRTIIFKLLGDITAFADDPTEQDDAGSRVVPVAAGLSLANKIKLYYYADPYELGKWASLSAV; encoded by the exons ATGGCAAGTCTGACAGGAAATGAAGTGGAGTGTGAGCAACTTGTATGGATCCCTAGAAGGGCTGGTCAAACTGTTCCTTTTAACACATACGTGTGGCGACGGGGTACAATTCCAATTTGGTGGGGTGCAGAGTTAAAGATTACTGCTGCAGAAGCAGAAATATACGTTTCGGATCGCGATCCTTATAAAGGAAGTTCGGAGTACTACCAGAGGTTGAGTAAGAGGTATGATGCACGAAATTTTGACGTAGCTGTTGGGGGGAGTCAGAATAGAAAGGCGTTTGTTCCAATTGTATGCATCAACTTGCTTAGGAGTGGAGAAGGAAAGTCAGAATGTATTTTAGTTCAACATTTTGAGAAATCTTTAAACTACATAAAGTCAACTGGAAAACTTCCTTATACTCGAATTCAATTGATAAATTATGACTGGCATGCCAGTATAAAGTTAAGAGGTGAACAGCAAACCATCGAAGGATTATGGAAACATCTAAAAGCACCCACTATTTCCATAGGCATTTCTGAAGGAGATTTTTTGCCTTCACGAGAAAGAATTAAGGACTGCAGAGGAGAAATTATCTACAATGATGACTTTGAAGGTGCTTTCTGCTTAAGATCACGTCAAAATGGTGTGATACGTTTGAACTGTGCTGATTCTTTGGATAGGACAAATGCTGCAAGTTATTTTGGCTCCCTCCAGGTTTTTGTGGAGCAGTGTAGGCGGCTTTGTATATCACTTGATAGTGATTTGGCATTTGGTTACCAGTCAATGAGTACTTATGGTGGCTATACAGCTCCTCTGCCACCAGGCTGGGAGAAGAGATCTGATGCAGTAACAGGGAAAACTTTTTATATTGATCACAATACTAGGACCACAACATGGACGCATCCGTGTCCTGATGAACCTTGGAAGAGATTTGATATGGCATTTGAGGAGTTCAAGAGGTCAACAATTTTATCACCAGTATCCCAGCTTGCTGATATTTTTCTGCTTGCGGGTGATATTCATGCAACACTTTATACCGGTTCGAAAGCTATGCATAGCCAAATCCTCAGCATCTTCAATGATGATGCAGgaaaattcaaacaattttctgCAGCACAGAATATGAAAATTACTTTGCAGAGGAGATATAAAAATGCAGTTGTAGACAGCTCTCGTCAAAAGCAACTTGAGATATTTCTTGGAATGAGACTATTCAAGCATCTTCCATCAGTTTCTTTTCACCCTCTTAAT GTAGTCTCTCGACCATCTGGTTTCTTCCTTAAGCCAGTTGCTAACATGTTTCCAAGTTCCAAAGGTGGAGCCAGTCTTCTGAGTTTCAAGAGAAAGGATCTAGTCTGG GTTTGCCCACAGGCCGCAGATGTTGTTGAACTGTTTATCTATCTTGGTGAACCTTGCCATGTTTGTCAGCTTCTTCTCACAATATCCCATGGTGCAGATGATTCAACATATCCATCAACAGTTGATGTTAGGACAGGACGCTCTTTAGATGGGCTAAAACTTGTCTTGGAG GGTGCTTCAATACCTCAATGTATACATGGAACAAACCTCTTGATACCCTTAACAGGAGCAGTTAGTCCAGAGGATATGGCTATAACAGGAGCTGGTTCCCGTCTTCATGCTCAAGATACATCTACCCTTCCATTATTGTATGATTTTGAAGAACTGGAAGGAGAACTTGACTTCCTTACTCGTGTAGTTGCCCTTACATTTTATCCTGCTGTCTCTGGAAAGAGCCCTATCACTCTTGGTGAG ATAGAAGTCCTTGGAGTTTCTCTTCCTTGGAGGGGTGTATTTACTAACGAAGGCCCTGGTGCAAGACTACCTGAACATGCTAAAAACCTTCAGaatgaaaacattcattttTCCTCTGGGTCAAAAACCAATCCATTTTCTGGTGCTTCATTTACTGAAAATGTGCTGCCACCAGTGCAACCAAGTGCGTCTGCAAACAATTTAGTTGACCTATTGACTGGAGAGATGGTGCTTTCAGAACACATTGCTGCGCCAGTGATAGGAAATGTTGAGGACAAGGGAGGTGACCTTCTTGATTTCTTGGACCAAGCTATTGTTGAATATCATGATGCTGAAACTGATCATAAATCACATGATGGAAAACCTTCAGATAGCAGTTCCCAGCAGTACATTGATTGTTTGAAATCTGTTGCTGGGCCACATATG AAAAAGAAACTAAACTTCATGGAAGCCATGAAACTTGAAATTGAACGCCTCAGGCTGAACATTTCTGCTGCTGAAAGGGATAGAGCTTTGTTATCTATAGGAACTGATCCTGCTACTATAAACCCTAATGTTTTACTTGATGAACGATACATGGGAAGATTGTGCAGAGTTGCAAACTCCCTGGCACTGCTTGGACAAGCATCCTTGGAAGACAAAATTACATCTGCTGTTGGTCTTGAGACTACTGATGATAATGAGATAGATTTTTGGAATATAACTAGATTTGGTGACTGCTGTTATGGTGGCACGTGTGAGGTTCGTGCTGAAACTAATGCACCTACACGTCCTTCCTTTTTGGAATCAGGCGAAGTTTCCCCGTCTCTCTTGTTATGTTCCCAATGTGAAAGGAAAGTTTGTAAAGTTTGCTGTGCTGGTAGAGGGGCCCTTCTGGTTGCAGGCTATGGGTCAAGGGACGCCATGAGTTACAATGGTGTGGTAAATCAGGGGGGATCAGGCCATGGTTTCCAGGTTGACGTCTCTACAAATCGTACAGTAGTGCTGGATAGTGTTATTTGTAAAAGATGCTGCCATGATATTGTGCTTGATGCATTGATCTTGGACTACGTCAGGGTCTTGATAAGCATGAGGAGAAGTACACGTGCTGATTCTGCTGCCCATGAGGCCTTGAACCAGGTGATTGGATATTCAGTAAGGAATTGTCTTTATGAAAGGAAACAGTCTCCGGATAGAAAGAGAACTATTAAAGTTCTGCAGAAATTACTTGGCAGAGAGGAATCGCTAGCCGAGTTTCCATTTGCCAGCTTTTTACACTCG GTTGAAACGGGAGCAGATTCAGCACCATTCTTGTCATTGCTTGCTCCTCTTGAATCTGGATCACGCCATTCATACTGGAAAGCTCCTCCTAGTACCACCAGTGTTGAGTTCATTATTGTTCTTGGCACCCTTTCTGATGTTAGTGGGGTTGTTTTGCTTATTAGTCCATGTGGTTATTCTGAGGCTGATGCACCCACC GTGCAAATCTGGGCCAGCAATAAAATACACAAGGAAGAAAGGTCATGCATGGGAAAATGGGATTTGCAGTCCCAGATCACGGCTTCCTCAGAATATTATGGACATGAAAATTCGGTTAGAGAAAATGAAGTACCGAGGCATGTGAAGTTTGAATTTAGGAATCCAGTTCGATGCCGCATTATTTGGATAACATTACGCCTTCAGCGACCTGGTTCAAAATCTCTTAATTTGGACAACTTGAATCTATTGTCTCTCGATGAAAATCCATTTGCAGAAGTAACTCGGCGTTCTTCTTTTGGAGGAGAAGTTGAAAGAGACCCCTGTATTCATGCCAAAAGGATACTGGTAGTCGGAAGCCCGGTGAAAAAAGAGATGGAAGATACATCACAAAGCTACGATCAGATGAATCTGAAAGGCTGGCTGGAGAGAGGTCCACCACTGAATAGATTTAGG GTTCCCATTGAGGCCGAGAGGCTGTTGGACAATGATATTGTTTTGGAGCAATATCTTTCTCCTGCATCACCTTTGCTTGCTGGATTTCGTCTTGATGCTTTTGGTGCAATAAAGCCTCTGGTTACCCATTCACCCTCTTCAAATACACTGGTCTGGGATACGTCAGCCACACTAGTAGACGAGAGACACATCTCTCCAGCCGTTCTGTATATACAAGTATCTGTTGTCCAG GAACCCCAAAGCACGGTAACGATTGCAGAATATCGTTTGCCAGAGGCCAAGTCTGGAACAGCCATGTACTTTGATTTCCCTCGAGAGATACAAACCCGCACAATTATATTTAAACTTCTTGGAGATATTACAGCATTTGCCGATGACCCAACAGAGCAGGATGATGCCGGTTCCAGAGTGGTACCTGTGGCTGCGGGGTTGTCGTTGGCCAATAAAATTAAGTTGTATTACTACGCCGATCCATACGAACTTGGAAAATGGGCAAGCCTCTCGGCCGTTTGA
- the LOC103446792 gene encoding probable phosphoinositide phosphatase SAC9 isoform X1, whose product MESAGGGIRETSVVVVTLDPGEVYIIASLSSRLDTQVIHVDPTTGVLRYNAKPGFDVFKSEKEALEYVTNGSPWLCKNTTYARAILGYAALGSIGLLLVATKLTASVPKLPGGGCIYTVTESQWIKIQLQNPQPQGKGEEKNVNELTDLDINGKHYFCDARDITRPFPSRMCLREPDDEFVWNAWFSMPFKNIGLPQHCVTLLQGFAECRSFGTLGKVKGIVALIARRSRLHPGTRYLARGLNSCFSTGNEVECEQLVWIPRRAGQTVPFNTYVWRRGTIPIWWGAELKITAAEAEIYVSDRDPYKGSSEYYQRLSKRYDARNFDVAVGGSQNRKAFVPIVCINLLRSGEGKSECILVQHFEKSLNYIKSTGKLPYTRIQLINYDWHASIKLRGEQQTIEGLWKHLKAPTISIGISEGDFLPSRERIKDCRGEIIYNDDFEGAFCLRSRQNGVIRLNCADSLDRTNAASYFGSLQVFVEQCRRLCISLDSDLAFGYQSMSTYGGYTAPLPPGWEKRSDAVTGKTFYIDHNTRTTTWTHPCPDEPWKRFDMAFEEFKRSTILSPVSQLADIFLLAGDIHATLYTGSKAMHSQILSIFNDDAGKFKQFSAAQNMKITLQRRYKNAVVDSSRQKQLEIFLGMRLFKHLPSVSFHPLNVVSRPSGFFLKPVANMFPSSKGGASLLSFKRKDLVWVCPQAADVVELFIYLGEPCHVCQLLLTISHGADDSTYPSTVDVRTGRSLDGLKLVLEGASIPQCIHGTNLLIPLTGAVSPEDMAITGAGSRLHAQDTSTLPLLYDFEELEGELDFLTRVVALTFYPAVSGKSPITLGEIEVLGVSLPWRGVFTNEGPGARLPEHAKNLQNENIHFSSGSKTNPFSGASFTENVLPPVQPSASANNLVDLLTGEMVLSEHIAAPVIGNVEDKGGDLLDFLDQAIVEYHDAETDHKSHDGKPSDSSSQQYIDCLKSVAGPHMKKKLNFMEAMKLEIERLRLNISAAERDRALLSIGTDPATINPNVLLDERYMGRLCRVANSLALLGQASLEDKITSAVGLETTDDNEIDFWNITRFGDCCYGGTCEVRAETNAPTRPSFLESGEVSPSLLLCSQCERKVCKVCCAGRGALLVAGYGSRDAMSYNGVVNQGGSGHGFQVDVSTNRTVVLDSVICKRCCHDIVLDALILDYVRVLISMRRSTRADSAAHEALNQVIGYSVRNCLYERKQSPDRKRTIKVLQKLLGREESLAEFPFASFLHSVETGADSAPFLSLLAPLESGSRHSYWKAPPSTTSVEFIIVLGTLSDVSGVVLLISPCGYSEADAPTVQIWASNKIHKEERSCMGKWDLQSQITASSEYYGHENSVRENEVPRHVKFEFRNPVRCRIIWITLRLQRPGSKSLNLDNLNLLSLDENPFAEVTRRSSFGGEVERDPCIHAKRILVVGSPVKKEMEDTSQSYDQMNLKGWLERGPPLNRFRVPIEAERLLDNDIVLEQYLSPASPLLAGFRLDAFGAIKPLVTHSPSSNTLVWDTSATLVDERHISPAVLYIQVSVVQEPQSTVTIAEYRLPEAKSGTAMYFDFPREIQTRTIIFKLLGDITAFADDPTEQDDAGSRVVPVAAGLSLANKIKLYYYADPYELGKWASLSAV is encoded by the exons ATGGAATCAGCTG GTGGTGGTATAAGGGAGACATCTGTTGTAGTTGTGACGTTGGACCCTGGTGAAGTATATATAATTGCAAGTTTGTCTTCCAGGCTCGACACTCAGGTTATACATGTTGATCCCACAACCGGAGTGCTTCGCTACAATGCAAAGCCAGGATTTGATGTTTTCAAATCCGAAAAGGAAGCATTGGAATACGTTACGAACGGATCACCCTGGTTGTGTAAGAATACGACCTATGCACGTGCAATATTGGGTTATGCTGCTTTGGGCAGCATTGGTTTGCTTCTCGTGGCTACCAAGTTGACTGCTAGTGTTCCGAAATTGCCTGGTGGAGGGTGCATTTATACGGTGACTGAGAGCCAATGGATCAAGATTCAACTTCAGAATCCACAACCACAAGGGAAAGGAGAAGAAAAGAATGTTAATGAATTAACTGATCTTGACATTAATGGGAAGCACTACTTTTGTGACGCAAGGGATATCACTCGACCATTTCCTAGCCGTATGTGCTTGCGTGAGCCCGATGATGAATTTGTTTGGAACGCCTGGTTCTCGATGCCTTTCAAAAACATTGGGCTGCCGCAGCATTGTGTCACTCTTCTTCAG GGTTTTGCAGAGTGTCGAAGTTTTGGAACCTTAGGGAAGGTGAAAGGAATTGTTGCTCTCATAGCTCGTCGTAGCAGGCTGCATCCTGGTACTCGGTACTTGGCTAGGGGATTGAATTCATGTTTTAGCACAG GAAATGAAGTGGAGTGTGAGCAACTTGTATGGATCCCTAGAAGGGCTGGTCAAACTGTTCCTTTTAACACATACGTGTGGCGACGGGGTACAATTCCAATTTGGTGGGGTGCAGAGTTAAAGATTACTGCTGCAGAAGCAGAAATATACGTTTCGGATCGCGATCCTTATAAAGGAAGTTCGGAGTACTACCAGAGGTTGAGTAAGAGGTATGATGCACGAAATTTTGACGTAGCTGTTGGGGGGAGTCAGAATAGAAAGGCGTTTGTTCCAATTGTATGCATCAACTTGCTTAGGAGTGGAGAAGGAAAGTCAGAATGTATTTTAGTTCAACATTTTGAGAAATCTTTAAACTACATAAAGTCAACTGGAAAACTTCCTTATACTCGAATTCAATTGATAAATTATGACTGGCATGCCAGTATAAAGTTAAGAGGTGAACAGCAAACCATCGAAGGATTATGGAAACATCTAAAAGCACCCACTATTTCCATAGGCATTTCTGAAGGAGATTTTTTGCCTTCACGAGAAAGAATTAAGGACTGCAGAGGAGAAATTATCTACAATGATGACTTTGAAGGTGCTTTCTGCTTAAGATCACGTCAAAATGGTGTGATACGTTTGAACTGTGCTGATTCTTTGGATAGGACAAATGCTGCAAGTTATTTTGGCTCCCTCCAGGTTTTTGTGGAGCAGTGTAGGCGGCTTTGTATATCACTTGATAGTGATTTGGCATTTGGTTACCAGTCAATGAGTACTTATGGTGGCTATACAGCTCCTCTGCCACCAGGCTGGGAGAAGAGATCTGATGCAGTAACAGGGAAAACTTTTTATATTGATCACAATACTAGGACCACAACATGGACGCATCCGTGTCCTGATGAACCTTGGAAGAGATTTGATATGGCATTTGAGGAGTTCAAGAGGTCAACAATTTTATCACCAGTATCCCAGCTTGCTGATATTTTTCTGCTTGCGGGTGATATTCATGCAACACTTTATACCGGTTCGAAAGCTATGCATAGCCAAATCCTCAGCATCTTCAATGATGATGCAGgaaaattcaaacaattttctgCAGCACAGAATATGAAAATTACTTTGCAGAGGAGATATAAAAATGCAGTTGTAGACAGCTCTCGTCAAAAGCAACTTGAGATATTTCTTGGAATGAGACTATTCAAGCATCTTCCATCAGTTTCTTTTCACCCTCTTAAT GTAGTCTCTCGACCATCTGGTTTCTTCCTTAAGCCAGTTGCTAACATGTTTCCAAGTTCCAAAGGTGGAGCCAGTCTTCTGAGTTTCAAGAGAAAGGATCTAGTCTGG GTTTGCCCACAGGCCGCAGATGTTGTTGAACTGTTTATCTATCTTGGTGAACCTTGCCATGTTTGTCAGCTTCTTCTCACAATATCCCATGGTGCAGATGATTCAACATATCCATCAACAGTTGATGTTAGGACAGGACGCTCTTTAGATGGGCTAAAACTTGTCTTGGAG GGTGCTTCAATACCTCAATGTATACATGGAACAAACCTCTTGATACCCTTAACAGGAGCAGTTAGTCCAGAGGATATGGCTATAACAGGAGCTGGTTCCCGTCTTCATGCTCAAGATACATCTACCCTTCCATTATTGTATGATTTTGAAGAACTGGAAGGAGAACTTGACTTCCTTACTCGTGTAGTTGCCCTTACATTTTATCCTGCTGTCTCTGGAAAGAGCCCTATCACTCTTGGTGAG ATAGAAGTCCTTGGAGTTTCTCTTCCTTGGAGGGGTGTATTTACTAACGAAGGCCCTGGTGCAAGACTACCTGAACATGCTAAAAACCTTCAGaatgaaaacattcattttTCCTCTGGGTCAAAAACCAATCCATTTTCTGGTGCTTCATTTACTGAAAATGTGCTGCCACCAGTGCAACCAAGTGCGTCTGCAAACAATTTAGTTGACCTATTGACTGGAGAGATGGTGCTTTCAGAACACATTGCTGCGCCAGTGATAGGAAATGTTGAGGACAAGGGAGGTGACCTTCTTGATTTCTTGGACCAAGCTATTGTTGAATATCATGATGCTGAAACTGATCATAAATCACATGATGGAAAACCTTCAGATAGCAGTTCCCAGCAGTACATTGATTGTTTGAAATCTGTTGCTGGGCCACATATG AAAAAGAAACTAAACTTCATGGAAGCCATGAAACTTGAAATTGAACGCCTCAGGCTGAACATTTCTGCTGCTGAAAGGGATAGAGCTTTGTTATCTATAGGAACTGATCCTGCTACTATAAACCCTAATGTTTTACTTGATGAACGATACATGGGAAGATTGTGCAGAGTTGCAAACTCCCTGGCACTGCTTGGACAAGCATCCTTGGAAGACAAAATTACATCTGCTGTTGGTCTTGAGACTACTGATGATAATGAGATAGATTTTTGGAATATAACTAGATTTGGTGACTGCTGTTATGGTGGCACGTGTGAGGTTCGTGCTGAAACTAATGCACCTACACGTCCTTCCTTTTTGGAATCAGGCGAAGTTTCCCCGTCTCTCTTGTTATGTTCCCAATGTGAAAGGAAAGTTTGTAAAGTTTGCTGTGCTGGTAGAGGGGCCCTTCTGGTTGCAGGCTATGGGTCAAGGGACGCCATGAGTTACAATGGTGTGGTAAATCAGGGGGGATCAGGCCATGGTTTCCAGGTTGACGTCTCTACAAATCGTACAGTAGTGCTGGATAGTGTTATTTGTAAAAGATGCTGCCATGATATTGTGCTTGATGCATTGATCTTGGACTACGTCAGGGTCTTGATAAGCATGAGGAGAAGTACACGTGCTGATTCTGCTGCCCATGAGGCCTTGAACCAGGTGATTGGATATTCAGTAAGGAATTGTCTTTATGAAAGGAAACAGTCTCCGGATAGAAAGAGAACTATTAAAGTTCTGCAGAAATTACTTGGCAGAGAGGAATCGCTAGCCGAGTTTCCATTTGCCAGCTTTTTACACTCG GTTGAAACGGGAGCAGATTCAGCACCATTCTTGTCATTGCTTGCTCCTCTTGAATCTGGATCACGCCATTCATACTGGAAAGCTCCTCCTAGTACCACCAGTGTTGAGTTCATTATTGTTCTTGGCACCCTTTCTGATGTTAGTGGGGTTGTTTTGCTTATTAGTCCATGTGGTTATTCTGAGGCTGATGCACCCACC GTGCAAATCTGGGCCAGCAATAAAATACACAAGGAAGAAAGGTCATGCATGGGAAAATGGGATTTGCAGTCCCAGATCACGGCTTCCTCAGAATATTATGGACATGAAAATTCGGTTAGAGAAAATGAAGTACCGAGGCATGTGAAGTTTGAATTTAGGAATCCAGTTCGATGCCGCATTATTTGGATAACATTACGCCTTCAGCGACCTGGTTCAAAATCTCTTAATTTGGACAACTTGAATCTATTGTCTCTCGATGAAAATCCATTTGCAGAAGTAACTCGGCGTTCTTCTTTTGGAGGAGAAGTTGAAAGAGACCCCTGTATTCATGCCAAAAGGATACTGGTAGTCGGAAGCCCGGTGAAAAAAGAGATGGAAGATACATCACAAAGCTACGATCAGATGAATCTGAAAGGCTGGCTGGAGAGAGGTCCACCACTGAATAGATTTAGG GTTCCCATTGAGGCCGAGAGGCTGTTGGACAATGATATTGTTTTGGAGCAATATCTTTCTCCTGCATCACCTTTGCTTGCTGGATTTCGTCTTGATGCTTTTGGTGCAATAAAGCCTCTGGTTACCCATTCACCCTCTTCAAATACACTGGTCTGGGATACGTCAGCCACACTAGTAGACGAGAGACACATCTCTCCAGCCGTTCTGTATATACAAGTATCTGTTGTCCAG GAACCCCAAAGCACGGTAACGATTGCAGAATATCGTTTGCCAGAGGCCAAGTCTGGAACAGCCATGTACTTTGATTTCCCTCGAGAGATACAAACCCGCACAATTATATTTAAACTTCTTGGAGATATTACAGCATTTGCCGATGACCCAACAGAGCAGGATGATGCCGGTTCCAGAGTGGTACCTGTGGCTGCGGGGTTGTCGTTGGCCAATAAAATTAAGTTGTATTACTACGCCGATCCATACGAACTTGGAAAATGGGCAAGCCTCTCGGCCGTTTGA